The Agromyces hippuratus genome has a window encoding:
- a CDS encoding D-alanyl-D-alanine carboxypeptidase/D-alanyl-D-alanine-endopeptidase: protein MIDETDGAGETPDASDPSTAADMSAAEAAETPAGDVIDSPDSDVTASEASEASEAAEAAEAPEAAETPKPGVLTAIAAFARTHRLPLMIAGGVVAFGLIGAGAVAAGIASKGGGAASAALATTTPTPTPTVDPARPVPAAIAAASRLRTCSVADRADDGRLANFQAQVMNASTGEVLYDRGGTTASRTASVMKVLTSAAALSVLGPDHRTPTTVVKGSEPGSVVLVGGGDATLSRTSSGTETVYPGAAHLDDLAAQVEAAWDADPANPPLTKLILDASYFGGDEWEPSWNLKERDDGYMSNIAALMVDGDRDEPGSNTSWRSDDPVGRAGDAFADELGGIEVIERGVAPAEAQQLGQVQSPTVAQLVDKALVVSDNTAAEMLARLVAIETGSGNTFGAINAGVLEGLAAYGIDTTGITIVDGSGLSDNNAVPPSYLTRLFVKINAREGNLGVLMDGLPVSGERGSLSYDDRFAGDNSVADGAVSAKTGWIDTGYTLSGVVRAEDGSTLTFAIYALGDVTDEAKQAIDTLTTGFYLCGDNLSNQ, encoded by the coding sequence GTGATCGACGAGACGGACGGCGCAGGGGAGACCCCCGACGCGAGCGACCCGTCGACCGCTGCCGACATGTCGGCCGCCGAGGCCGCCGAAACGCCGGCCGGCGACGTCATCGATTCCCCGGACTCGGACGTTACCGCGTCCGAGGCGTCCGAGGCGTCTGAAGCGGCCGAGGCTGCCGAAGCGCCCGAGGCCGCCGAGACCCCGAAGCCGGGTGTGCTCACCGCGATCGCCGCGTTCGCCCGCACGCACCGCCTGCCGCTCATGATCGCGGGAGGCGTCGTCGCCTTCGGCCTCATCGGCGCCGGCGCGGTCGCCGCCGGCATCGCGAGCAAGGGCGGCGGAGCGGCATCCGCTGCCCTCGCGACGACCACCCCGACTCCGACGCCCACCGTCGACCCTGCTCGCCCGGTGCCCGCCGCGATCGCGGCGGCGAGCCGGTTGCGCACCTGCTCGGTCGCCGATCGCGCGGACGACGGGCGTCTGGCGAACTTCCAGGCTCAGGTCATGAACGCCTCGACGGGCGAGGTGCTCTACGACCGAGGCGGCACGACCGCCTCCCGCACCGCGAGCGTCATGAAGGTGCTGACGTCTGCCGCGGCACTCTCGGTGCTCGGGCCCGATCACCGCACCCCGACCACCGTCGTGAAGGGCTCGGAGCCGGGTTCGGTCGTGCTCGTCGGCGGCGGCGACGCCACGCTCTCCCGCACCTCGAGCGGCACCGAGACCGTGTACCCGGGCGCGGCGCACCTCGACGACCTGGCGGCCCAGGTCGAGGCCGCGTGGGATGCCGATCCCGCGAACCCGCCGCTGACGAAGCTCATCCTCGATGCGAGCTACTTCGGCGGCGACGAATGGGAGCCGAGCTGGAACCTCAAGGAGCGCGACGACGGCTACATGTCGAACATCGCCGCACTCATGGTCGACGGCGACCGCGACGAACCCGGGTCGAACACCTCGTGGCGCAGCGACGACCCCGTTGGCCGCGCCGGCGACGCCTTCGCCGACGAGCTCGGCGGCATCGAGGTGATCGAACGCGGCGTCGCGCCCGCGGAGGCTCAGCAGCTCGGCCAGGTGCAGTCGCCGACCGTCGCGCAGCTCGTCGACAAGGCCCTCGTCGTCTCCGACAACACCGCGGCCGAGATGCTCGCCAGGCTCGTGGCCATCGAGACCGGTTCGGGCAACACCTTCGGCGCGATCAACGCCGGAGTGCTCGAGGGGCTCGCCGCCTACGGCATCGACACCACGGGCATCACGATCGTCGACGGCTCGGGCCTCTCAGACAACAACGCCGTGCCGCCGTCGTACCTGACCCGGCTGTTCGTGAAGATCAACGCGCGGGAGGGCAACCTGGGCGTACTCATGGACGGACTTCCCGTCTCGGGCGAGCGCGGCTCGCTCAGCTACGACGACCGCTTCGCGGGCGACAACTCGGTTGCCGACGGTGCGGTCTCCGCCAAGACCGGCTGGATCGACACCGGCTATACGCTCTCGGGCGTCGTGCGCGCAGAGGACGGCTCGACCCTGACCT
- a CDS encoding Gfo/Idh/MocA family protein, giving the protein MTERLRWGILATGGIAHAFANDLKLNGFTVQAVGSRSQESADAFAAEFGIPNAHASYEALVADPEVDVIYVSTPHPMHAAGATLALEAGKHVLVEKAFTVNAAEARALAELAAAKGLLVLEAMWTRYLPHMARIREIIAAGTLGEVRTLIADHTQLLSDDPAHRINALELGGGALLDLGIYPISFAWDLFGAPATTQASATFKSTGADAQVAVVYSYEGGRMASTIAASDVKGPNTAVVLGTEARIEIDHVWYTPTTFRVVAADGTLLEEYRSEVVGRGMQFQAEAVERLVAAGTLTGDLLPIDETVAIMASLDEIRRQIGLVYPGE; this is encoded by the coding sequence ATGACCGAACGACTGCGGTGGGGCATCCTCGCCACCGGCGGCATCGCGCACGCCTTCGCCAACGACCTGAAGCTCAACGGATTCACCGTGCAGGCGGTGGGGTCCCGCTCGCAGGAGAGCGCCGACGCGTTCGCCGCCGAGTTCGGCATCCCGAACGCGCATGCCAGCTACGAAGCGCTCGTCGCCGACCCCGAGGTCGACGTGATCTACGTCTCCACGCCGCATCCGATGCACGCCGCCGGCGCGACCCTCGCGCTCGAAGCCGGCAAGCACGTGCTCGTCGAGAAGGCGTTCACGGTCAACGCGGCCGAGGCACGAGCGCTCGCCGAGCTGGCCGCGGCGAAGGGCCTGCTCGTGCTCGAGGCCATGTGGACCAGGTACCTGCCGCACATGGCGCGCATCCGCGAGATCATCGCGGCGGGCACGCTCGGCGAGGTGCGCACGCTCATCGCCGACCACACCCAACTGCTCTCCGACGACCCTGCGCACCGCATCAACGCGCTCGAACTCGGCGGCGGGGCGCTGCTCGACCTCGGCATCTACCCGATCTCCTTCGCGTGGGACCTCTTCGGCGCCCCCGCGACGACCCAGGCCTCTGCGACCTTCAAGTCGACGGGTGCCGACGCCCAGGTGGCCGTCGTCTACAGCTACGAGGGCGGGCGCATGGCCTCCACCATCGCGGCGAGCGACGTGAAGGGACCGAACACCGCGGTCGTGCTCGGCACCGAGGCCCGCATCGAGATCGACCACGTCTGGTACACGCCGACGACCTTCCGGGTCGTCGCCGCAGACGGAACCCTGCTCGAGGAGTACCGTTCGGAGGTCGTGGGCCGCGGCATGCAGTTCCAGGCGGAGGCGGTCGAACGGCTCGTCGCCGCAGGCACCCTCACCGGCGACCTGCTGCCGATCGACGAGACCGTCGCGATCATGGCGTCGCTCGACGAGATCCGCCGGCAGATCGGCCTCGTCTACCCGGGCGAATGA
- a CDS encoding SGNH/GDSL hydrolase family protein — MTAVLPWKGRVTGIAAAAIIALVAIPAGIAGPASAAPPSSASSSPVAKYVALGDSVAAGQGAGGYVDACLRSPAGYPTLLDAAPRTNLLRNPSCSGATIADVAANQLSQLNRGTTLVTLTVGANEVDLPGILAACATPEPSLECLLAVQAAQDYLASGQLTVGIAGLVTAIATRSPGAEVLVTGYAIPFQPGLLPLTDQVNALAGAMNSLIRAGVAGAAASGIDAGYVDVTALFAGHGVGSGASWLGENPADPITFLHPNAAGYSAYRDALLTASALP; from the coding sequence ATGACGGCCGTTCTCCCCTGGAAGGGCCGCGTCACCGGCATCGCCGCCGCGGCCATCATCGCCCTCGTGGCCATCCCTGCGGGGATCGCCGGCCCGGCCTCTGCCGCGCCACCCTCTTCAGCATCGTCGTCGCCCGTCGCCAAGTACGTCGCCCTCGGCGACTCGGTGGCGGCAGGTCAGGGCGCCGGCGGCTACGTCGACGCCTGCCTCCGGAGTCCCGCCGGCTACCCGACGCTCCTCGACGCCGCACCGCGCACGAACCTGCTGCGCAATCCCTCGTGCAGCGGGGCCACGATCGCGGATGTCGCAGCGAACCAGCTCTCGCAGCTCAACCGCGGCACGACGCTCGTGACCCTCACGGTCGGCGCGAACGAGGTCGACCTGCCCGGCATCCTCGCGGCGTGCGCCACACCAGAGCCGAGTCTGGAGTGCCTGCTCGCCGTACAGGCCGCGCAGGACTACCTCGCCTCCGGGCAGCTGACCGTCGGCATCGCGGGACTCGTCACGGCGATCGCGACGCGCTCCCCCGGGGCGGAGGTCCTCGTGACCGGGTACGCGATCCCGTTCCAGCCCGGACTGCTCCCGCTCACCGATCAGGTGAACGCGCTCGCCGGTGCGATGAACTCGCTCATCCGGGCGGGCGTCGCGGGGGCCGCGGCATCCGGAATCGACGCAGGCTACGTCGACGTGACCGCGCTGTTCGCAGGTCACGGCGTCGGTTCCGGCGCGTCCTGGCTCGGTGAGAATCCGGCTGACCCGATCACCTTCCTCCACCCGAACGCCGCCGGCTACTCCGCCTACCGCGACGCGCTCCTGACCGCATCGGCACTGCCGTGA
- a CDS encoding SGNH/GDSL hydrolase family protein: MNGSSRPRFALAATLLAALIALGSVASPALAAPSGKGKPGGGGGNAQLAYAALGDSYAAGLGAGSYLETNCYTSSKGYPALLDADANLALAARPACRGATTADVISKQVPALPTNAVRVSLTVGGNDVGFANVMQNCFVLVNSTCETHIVAGETMVQNGVLAQNVRNAIAAIKAKASNARVVVTGYPLLFAPTSRYQWATRVNTGTVALNDAIEGAAVLAGAVYVDVEAPFTGHGIGSSAPWINDWSWLRSNDSFHATAAGYQAFAAALRPALK; encoded by the coding sequence GTGAACGGGTCGTCGCGGCCGCGGTTCGCACTCGCGGCGACGCTGCTCGCAGCGCTGATCGCCCTCGGCTCGGTCGCGTCGCCGGCCCTGGCAGCCCCCTCCGGCAAGGGCAAGCCCGGTGGCGGGGGCGGCAACGCACAACTCGCCTACGCGGCGCTCGGCGACTCGTACGCGGCCGGCCTCGGCGCCGGCAGCTACCTCGAGACGAACTGCTACACCAGCTCGAAGGGGTACCCGGCACTGCTCGACGCCGATGCGAACCTCGCGCTCGCCGCTCGCCCTGCCTGCCGCGGCGCGACCACGGCGGACGTGATCTCGAAGCAGGTTCCCGCGCTCCCGACGAACGCCGTGCGGGTCTCGCTCACCGTCGGCGGCAACGACGTCGGATTCGCGAACGTGATGCAGAACTGCTTCGTGCTCGTGAACAGCACGTGCGAGACGCACATCGTCGCGGGCGAGACCATGGTGCAGAACGGAGTGCTCGCCCAGAACGTGCGCAACGCCATCGCGGCGATCAAGGCGAAGGCCTCGAACGCCCGGGTCGTCGTGACCGGCTACCCGCTGCTGTTCGCGCCGACCTCGCGCTACCAGTGGGCCACACGCGTCAACACCGGCACCGTCGCACTCAACGACGCGATCGAAGGCGCAGCCGTGCTGGCCGGCGCCGTCTACGTCGACGTCGAGGCGCCCTTCACCGGCCACGGCATCGGCAGCTCCGCGCCATGGATCAACGACTGGAGTTGGCTGCGCTCGAATGACTCGTTCCACGCCACCGCCGCCGGGTACCAGGCCTTCGCGGCCGCCCTGCGCCCAGCGCTCAAGTGA
- a CDS encoding putative immunity protein, whose translation MLSPQSLSETDRREVAVWAADCAERVLGLFETEAPADDRPRDAIARTRAFARGDLDAAGEIRRRFVAGRAAHAVSSPAAVAAARAAAQAAGVAHMGAHALGAAAYAAKAVGLAAPDRPDAVRDEVSWQLEQMTDATRSALRQLPPVGEDTAGPLGSGLLASGLLGSTIREIQAAIGSTSSQRSGR comes from the coding sequence ATGCTTTCGCCGCAGTCGCTGAGTGAGACCGATCGCCGCGAGGTCGCAGTCTGGGCGGCGGATTGCGCCGAACGGGTCTTGGGCCTGTTCGAGACGGAGGCTCCGGCAGACGATCGACCACGCGATGCCATCGCTCGGACTCGGGCGTTCGCTCGCGGTGATCTCGATGCCGCCGGCGAGATACGCCGACGGTTCGTCGCCGGTCGAGCTGCGCACGCAGTGAGTTCTCCCGCGGCAGTGGCGGCTGCGCGGGCCGCCGCACAGGCCGCCGGCGTCGCCCACATGGGCGCGCATGCCCTCGGCGCGGCCGCCTACGCCGCGAAGGCGGTCGGGCTGGCCGCACCGGATCGACCCGATGCCGTCCGCGATGAGGTCTCCTGGCAGCTCGAGCAGATGACCGACGCGACGAGGTCGGCGCTTCGACAGTTGCCTCCCGTCGGCGAGGACACCGCGGGTCCGCTCGGCTCAGGGCTTCTCGCGTCGGGCCTCCTCGGGTCGACGATTCGGGAGATCCAGGCCGCCATCGGCAGCACCTCTTCGCAGCGGAGCGGCCGGTAG
- a CDS encoding alpha/beta hydrolase, giving the protein MPRGTRAGAIVGALAALLALSGCVPSFLNPQQPVSTPTGEEVAADLEPFYTQVLKWERCGDGMGCTTAKAPLDWSDPSAGETELALVRHVATGDKLGSLLVNPGGPGGSGYDFVMDSLDYAVGEPLQERFDVVGFDPRGVGRSSGVACYDAPEMDEYLYGITPGVRGSDEWIAEVESTERAFGEACAENTGPLLGNVDTESAARDMDLLRAILGDDELNYLGFSYGTFLGATYAELYPEKVGKLVLDGAIDPAASESEVSKAQAIGFENALKAYLEFCLSGSDCPFSGTVDDALDEISRLLASVDQSPLRGTDGRLVGADTLVTAIIYPLYSADSWPYLNDLFESVMFGDADTALAFADGYNGRSEDGTYLDNSAEAFTAVNCLDYTYQSDVEVMRENAAATAEVAPIIGPYFGFGDLGCINWPYQSHAERAEIHAEGAAPILVIGTTGDPATPYEWAVALAEQLDSGVLITYEGEGHTAYNKSNACVNDAVESYFIDGTVPAGDPKC; this is encoded by the coding sequence ATGCCGCGTGGTACGCGTGCCGGCGCGATCGTCGGCGCCCTCGCAGCCCTGCTCGCCCTGAGCGGTTGCGTGCCCTCGTTCCTGAATCCGCAGCAGCCGGTCTCGACACCGACCGGTGAAGAGGTCGCGGCCGATCTCGAGCCCTTCTACACGCAGGTGCTGAAATGGGAGCGCTGCGGCGACGGCATGGGCTGCACCACGGCGAAGGCGCCCCTCGACTGGAGCGACCCCTCGGCCGGCGAGACCGAACTCGCCCTCGTGCGCCACGTGGCCACGGGCGACAAGCTCGGCTCGCTGCTCGTGAACCCGGGCGGCCCCGGCGGCTCGGGGTACGACTTCGTGATGGACTCGCTCGACTACGCCGTCGGGGAGCCCCTGCAGGAGCGCTTCGACGTCGTCGGATTCGACCCCCGCGGCGTCGGCCGCTCATCTGGAGTGGCCTGTTACGACGCCCCCGAGATGGACGAGTACCTCTACGGCATCACTCCGGGCGTGCGCGGCAGCGACGAGTGGATCGCCGAGGTCGAATCGACCGAGCGGGCGTTCGGCGAGGCCTGCGCCGAGAACACCGGCCCGCTGCTCGGCAACGTCGACACCGAGAGCGCTGCACGCGACATGGACCTGCTGCGCGCGATCCTCGGCGACGATGAGCTCAACTACCTCGGGTTCTCGTATGGCACGTTCCTCGGCGCGACCTACGCCGAGCTCTACCCCGAAAAGGTCGGCAAGCTCGTGCTCGACGGGGCGATCGACCCCGCGGCGAGCGAGTCCGAGGTGTCGAAGGCGCAGGCGATCGGCTTCGAGAACGCCCTGAAGGCCTACCTCGAGTTCTGCCTCTCGGGCAGCGACTGCCCGTTCAGCGGCACGGTCGACGACGCGCTCGACGAGATCAGCCGGCTGCTGGCATCCGTCGACCAGAGCCCGTTGCGCGGCACCGACGGCCGCCTCGTGGGTGCCGACACCCTCGTCACTGCGATCATCTACCCGCTCTACAGTGCGGACTCGTGGCCGTACCTGAACGACCTGTTCGAGTCGGTGATGTTCGGCGATGCCGACACGGCCCTCGCCTTCGCCGACGGCTACAACGGCCGCAGCGAAGACGGCACGTACCTCGACAACTCGGCCGAGGCCTTCACCGCGGTCAACTGCCTCGACTACACGTACCAGTCCGATGTCGAGGTGATGCGCGAGAACGCGGCGGCGACCGCCGAGGTCGCACCGATCATCGGCCCGTACTTCGGGTTCGGCGATCTCGGTTGCATCAACTGGCCGTACCAGAGCCACGCCGAACGTGCCGAGATCCACGCGGAGGGCGCCGCACCGATCCTCGTCATCGGCACGACCGGCGACCCTGCGACGCCGTACGAGTGGGCCGTCGCCCTCGCCGAGCAACTCGACAGCGGGGTGCTCATCACCTACGAGGGCGAGGGGCACACCGCCTACAACAAGTCCAACGCGTGCGTGAACGACGCCGTCGAGTCGTACTTCATCGACGGCACCGTTCCCGCCGGCGACCCGAAATGCTGA
- a CDS encoding DNA polymerase III subunit delta': MSVWSELTGQDAAIALFRAAAESAEAGAAGSSAQQMTHSWLVTGPPGSGRSNLAYAFATALISGTADGDARTQAQVDARSHPDLHVLATEGVIIKRDDVRDIVRRSHYAPSIGRHRVIIVEDADRMTEQTSNFLLKELEEPPERTVWILCAPSEADLIPTIRSRVRSVRLQVPSIADVAALLERRDGVDPVLAERAARESQSHIGMAHRLATNEEARRRRSETLELALAVRSASGAVTTAARFIEIAGEDAKAIGELRDAEERASALHSLGVAPGQAVPNALRPQLKALEDDQKRRATRSLRDGIDRILVDLASLYRDILLIQLHADVPLVNRELEAGMQRAAASAAPARTLATLDAIQQARTRIDGNVSPALALEAMLVSAIRRPSTERGAA, translated from the coding sequence GTGAGCGTGTGGAGTGAGCTGACGGGGCAGGACGCCGCGATCGCGCTCTTCCGCGCCGCGGCCGAATCGGCCGAGGCCGGGGCCGCAGGCTCGAGCGCGCAGCAGATGACCCACTCGTGGCTCGTCACCGGCCCGCCCGGTTCGGGGCGTTCGAACCTCGCGTACGCCTTCGCGACCGCGCTCATCTCGGGCACGGCCGACGGCGACGCACGAACCCAGGCTCAGGTCGATGCGCGCAGCCACCCCGACCTGCACGTGCTCGCCACCGAGGGCGTCATCATCAAGCGCGACGACGTGCGCGACATCGTGCGCCGCTCGCACTACGCGCCGTCGATCGGCCGGCACCGGGTCATCATCGTCGAAGACGCCGACCGCATGACCGAGCAGACCTCGAACTTCCTGCTGAAAGAGCTCGAAGAGCCGCCCGAGCGCACGGTGTGGATCCTGTGCGCGCCGAGCGAGGCCGACCTCATCCCGACCATCCGCTCCCGCGTGCGCTCGGTGCGCCTGCAGGTGCCGAGCATCGCGGATGTCGCGGCACTCCTCGAACGCCGCGACGGCGTCGACCCCGTGCTCGCCGAGCGCGCCGCCCGCGAGTCGCAGAGCCACATCGGCATGGCGCACCGGCTCGCGACCAACGAGGAGGCGCGGCGACGCCGCTCCGAGACGCTCGAACTCGCCCTCGCCGTGCGATCCGCGTCGGGTGCGGTGACGACCGCCGCACGCTTCATCGAGATCGCGGGTGAAGACGCCAAGGCGATCGGCGAACTGCGCGACGCCGAGGAGCGCGCGAGCGCCCTGCACTCGCTCGGCGTGGCGCCGGGGCAGGCGGTGCCCAACGCGCTGCGACCGCAGCTGAAGGCGCTCGAAGACGACCAGAAGCGTCGCGCCACCAGAAGCCTCCGCGACGGCATCGACCGCATCCTCGTCGACCTGGCGTCGCTCTACCGCGACATCCTGCTCATCCAGCTCCACGCCGACGTGCCGCTCGTCAACCGCGAGCTCGAGGCGGGCATGCAGCGCGCAGCGGCATCCGCTGCCCCTGCTCGAACGCTCGCGACGCTCGACGCGATCCAGCAGGCGCGCACCCGCATCGACGGCAACGTCTCGCCTGCGCTCGCGCTCGAGGCGATGCTGGTCTCCGCCATCCGACGACCGTCCACAGAACGAGGGGCCGCATGA
- the tmk gene encoding dTMP kinase → MSDGLFITLEGGDGSGKTTQAELLGAWLVESGRTIVRTREPGGTEVGVEVREIVLHHRGDIAPRAEALLYAADRAHHVATVVRPALARGEVVIQDRYIDSSVAYQGAGRVLDAEAVRGLSEWATEGLAPDLTILLDLDAASARTRLDDARTRYDRLEAEASEFHDRVRGAYLELAAAEPARFLVVDAARPVEEIAAAIRDRVAGLL, encoded by the coding sequence GTGAGCGACGGGCTCTTCATCACCCTCGAGGGCGGCGACGGGTCCGGCAAGACGACCCAGGCCGAACTGCTCGGTGCCTGGCTGGTCGAGTCCGGGCGCACCATCGTGCGCACGCGCGAGCCCGGCGGCACCGAGGTCGGCGTCGAGGTGCGCGAGATCGTGCTGCACCATCGCGGCGACATCGCGCCCCGCGCCGAGGCGCTGCTCTACGCCGCCGACCGCGCGCACCACGTCGCGACCGTGGTGCGTCCGGCGCTCGCCCGCGGCGAGGTCGTCATCCAGGACCGCTACATCGACTCCTCGGTGGCCTACCAGGGCGCCGGGCGAGTGCTCGACGCCGAGGCCGTGCGCGGGCTCTCCGAGTGGGCGACCGAGGGCCTCGCGCCCGACCTGACGATCCTGCTCGATCTCGATGCCGCATCGGCGCGCACCCGCCTCGACGATGCGCGGACGCGCTACGACCGGCTGGAGGCGGAGGCATCCGAGTTCCACGACCGGGTTCGCGGCGCGTACCTCGAGCTCGCAGCGGCGGAGCCCGCCCGCTTCCTCGTCGTCGACGCGGCGAGGCCGGTCGAGGAGATCGCCGCGGCGATCCGCGATCGAGTGGCCGGGCTCCTCTGA